The genomic region TCCGGCGCGGCAGCACTGGACCACGGTGAAGATCACGCCCGCCCCCGCCGCCGCCGTCACCTCTCCGTTCTCTCCGATCTCCACCCGACGCATCTCCTCGGTGTTCACGATCAGCTCGTCCAGGCCCTCGTCCACCACCACCAGGTTCGATCCCCCGCCCAGGATGCGGTGGGGCACGGCGAGCTCGCCGCGGAGGGCCAGGGTTTTCCGGAGCTCCTCGGGCGAGCGGGGAAAAGCCATCACCGCCGCCGGACCGCCCACCCCCATGGAGGTGTGGCGGGAGAAGGGCTCCTGCTCGCGGAAGGGCACCCCCGCCTCCGCGAGCGCCGGCGTCACGCGGGGATCCATGCGCTCACGCCCCCTGCCTCCGCAGCAGCTCTTCCCCCGCCGACCACACGCTTCCCGCCCCCAGGGTCAGGACCACGTCCCCCGCCCGCGCTTCCGCGGCCAGCCGCTCGGTGGCCGCCTTCAGGTCCCCCGCGTAAACGGCATGGCGGTGGCCCCGCTCCGCGATGGCCTGGGCCAGGGCCTCGGCCGTGATCCCTGGGATCTCCTCCTCCCCCGCCCCATAGACATCGGTCAAGAGGAGGGCGTCCGCCAGGTGGAAGGCGCGGCAGAAGTCGTCCCAGAGGGCCTGGGTGCGGGTGAAGCGGTGGGGCTGGAAGAGCACGAGCGTCCGCCGCGACCCCGCCCGGAGGCGCAGGGTCTCGAGGGTGGCGCGGATCTCCGTGGGGTGGTGGCCGTAGTCGTCCACGACCGTGATGCCGCCCGCCTCGCCCCGCACCTGGAAGCGCCGGTCGACACCCGTGAAGCCCTCCAGAGCCGCGCGTACTTTTTCGAAGGGGACGCCGAGGTCGGAGCCGACCGCCACCGCGGCCAGCGAGTTCTGGGCGTTGTGGGCCCCTGGCACCGCGAGCCGGATCGGCCCCAGGGCCTGGCCCCCGAGGGTGGCGGTGTAGGCGGAGCCCTCGGGGCCCACCTTGAGATCGCGGGCGGAAACGTGGGCCTGGGGGGAGAGTCCGTAGGTGAGGACCCGGCGCTCCACCCGGGGCAGGATGTCCTGCACGGGCCCGTCGTCCAGGCAGAGCACGGCTACCCCGTAGAAGGGGACCTTGTTCACGAAGCCGATGAAGGCCTCCTGGAGATCGCTGAGGTCCCGATAGACGTCGAGGTGCTCGCGGTCGATGTTGGTCACGACCGCCACCGTTGGCGAGAGCTTGAGGAAGGAGCGGTCGGACTCGTCGGCCTCCGCCACCACGAAGTCGCCCTTGCCCAGCCGGGCCCCCGAGCCGAGCACGCCCAGCCGTCCCCCCAGGACCACGGTGGGGTCGAGGCCGCCCCGGTCGAGGACGAGGGCCACCATCGAGGTGGTGGTGGTCTTGCCGTGGCTCCCCGCCACCACCACTCCGTACTTGAGCCGCATCAGTTCGGCCAGCATCTCCGCCCGCGGGATGACAGGAACGCCCACCCGCCGCGCCTCCAGCACCTCCGGGTTGTCGCTGCGGACGGCGGTGGAGGTGACCACCACGTGGGCCCCCTTCAGGTGGGCGGCGTCGTGGCCGACGGCGACCCGCGCTCCCAGCGCGGCCAGCCGGTCGGTGATCGCGGAGCGCCGGAGGTCGGACCCGGTCACGGTGTAGCCGAGGTTGAGCAGCACCTCCGCAATCCCGCTCATGCCCGAGCCCCCGATCCCCACGAAGTGGATGTGCTGGATCCTCCTAAGCACTCTCGGCTCCCGCCGGGAAAGAGGGAGACACCCGCCCGCGCGCGCCGGCCGGGCCCAGGAGCCCGGAGCTCCCTCTCCCGCGTCCTCGTCCCTCGCTCATGCCAAGCCATCTAGCAGGTCCGCCACCCGGGCGGCCGCGTCCGGCCGACCGCGGCGGCGCGCCGCCTCCTCCATGGCCTCGATCGTCCCCGGGCTCTCGAGCAGTCCCCTTAGGGCGCGGGCCAGGGCCTCCCCCGAGAGCTCCCCCTCCTCCATCACCGCCGCCGCCCCCGCCGCCTGGAGGGCGCGGGCGTTCTCCCGCTGGTGGTCGCCGGCGGCACGCGCGAAGGGGACGAGGAGGGCGGCCTTCCCCGCGGCCAGGAGCTCGGCGCAGGTCGTAGCCCCGCTCCGCGCGAGCACGAGGTCCGCCTCCTGGAGCCGGCGCTCCATGTCGTCCACGAAGGCCAGCACCTCGTCCGGTCGCCCCGCGGCGCGGTAGCCGGCCAGGACCTCCCCCCGCATGGCCTCCCCCGTCTGGTGGACGAGACGGAGCCGCTCCGACCCCGGCAGGTGGGGCAGGGCGGCCAGGAGCGCGCGGTTCAGGACGGCCGACCCCTGGCTCCCCCCGAAGGCGAGGACCGTGAAGGGGGGCGCGTGGCGCCGGGGCGGGCGCGGCGCGAAGCCCGCCCGCACCGGGTTGCCGGTGATCACGCCCTTCCCCCCGAACTCGCGACGGGCCTCCTCCCACGCGCAGGCCACCCGCGTCACCAGCGGGCGCAGGACGCGGTTGGTGAAGCCCGGCTTCGCGTTGGGCTCGAGGATCACCGTGCGCACTCCCAGGAGAGCCGCGGCCAGCACGACCGGCCCCCCCGCGTACCCGCCCACCCCGAGGACGGCCGCGGGGCGGAGGCGCCGGACGAGGGCCGCGGAGCGCAGCAGGCCGTAGGGCAGGGCGAGCAGGCCCCGCAGGAAGGGAAAGAGACCCACGCGGTTGAGGGGCAGGATGGGCAGGAGCACGAGCTCGTGGCCGGCCGCGGGCACGAGGCGGGTCTCGAGCCCACGGGGCGTTCCCGCAAAGACGATCCGGGTCTGGGGCGAGCGGCGGGAAAGCTCCGCCGCCACCGCGATCCCGGGGAAGAGGTGGCCCCCGGTGCCGCCCGCCGCGATGAGTATCGTCCGCGCCATTCAGTCCGCATGTTGAGACACGTTCAGAACCAGCCCCACCGCGAGGAGGGTGAACACGAGCGACGAGCCCCCCGCGCTGATGAAGGGCAGGGGGATCCCCTTGGTGGGGAGGAGGCCCAGCACCACGCTGATGTTGATGAAGCCCTGGAGCACGATCCCCACCGTGAGGCCCGCGGCCAGGAAGGTCCCGAAGGCGTCGGGGGCCTTCCAGGCCGCGCGCAGCCCCCGCCACAGCACGAGCACGAAGGCCATCACCACCGCCGCCGCCCCCAGCAGGCCGAGCTCTTCCCCGATCACCGCGTAGATGAAATCGCTGTACGGATAGGGAAGGTAGAACAGCTTCTGGCGCCCCTCCATGAGGCCCACTCCGGTCACACCCCCCGTGCCCACCGCGATCAGGCTCTGGATGATCTGGTAGCCGGTGCCGCGGGCGTCGGACCAGGGGTTCAGGAAGGCCTCGATGCGGTCGCGGCGGTAGGCGGCGCCCATGACCAGGTGGTAGAGGAGCCCCAGCCCGGGCACGGCTAGGGCCGCGAAGTAGCGGAGCCGGACCCCAGCCAGGAAGAGCATCACTCCACCGGTCAGGACAAGGGTGGCCGCGCTCCCCAGGTCGGGCTGGATGTAGACGAGGAAGGCGAACCAGCCCAGGAGGAGAAGAGCGGGGAAGAGCGCGGGCAGGAACTCGTTCACCCGCTCTCCCCGCCGTTCGATGTGGTAGGCCAGGAAGAGGATGACGGCCAGCTTGGCCATCTCCGCGGGCTGGAAGGACAGGCTCCCCAGGCGGATCCAGCGGTGGGTCTCGTTCACGGGGCGCAGGAAGAGGACCAGGATCAGGAGGAGCGTAGTGCCTGCCACCACCGTGTAGACGACGGTCGGCCGGCGAAGCTTGCGGTAGTCGATGCGCAGGGCCGCCACCATGACCGCGAGGCCGAGGGTGGCCCACACCACCTGCTTGAACAGGAAGTAGTAGGCGCTGCCATGCCGCTCCTGGGCGAGGGCGGAGGACGCGCTCCACACCATGACCAGGCCGAGCCCGAGGAGGGCGGCGGTCACGGCAAAGAGGGTGAGGTCGGAGGAGAGCTTCTTAGCC from Vicinamibacteria bacterium harbors:
- the murG gene encoding undecaprenyldiphospho-muramoylpentapeptide beta-N-acetylglucosaminyltransferase, with translation MARTILIAAGGTGGHLFPGIAVAAELSRRSPQTRIVFAGTPRGLETRLVPAAGHELVLLPILPLNRVGLFPFLRGLLALPYGLLRSAALVRRLRPAAVLGVGGYAGGPVVLAAALLGVRTVILEPNAKPGFTNRVLRPLVTRVACAWEEARREFGGKGVITGNPVRAGFAPRPPRRHAPPFTVLAFGGSQGSAVLNRALLAALPHLPGSERLRLVHQTGEAMRGEVLAGYRAAGRPDEVLAFVDDMERRLQEADLVLARSGATTCAELLAAGKAALLVPFARAAGDHQRENARALQAAGAAAVMEEGELSGEALARALRGLLESPGTIEAMEEAARRRGRPDAAARVADLLDGLA
- the ftsW gene encoding putative lipid II flippase FtsW, which gives rise to MAKKLSSDLTLFAVTAALLGLGLVMVWSASSALAQERHGSAYYFLFKQVVWATLGLAVMVAALRIDYRKLRRPTVVYTVVAGTTLLLILVLFLRPVNETHRWIRLGSLSFQPAEMAKLAVILFLAYHIERRGERVNEFLPALFPALLLLGWFAFLVYIQPDLGSAATLVLTGGVMLFLAGVRLRYFAALAVPGLGLLYHLVMGAAYRRDRIEAFLNPWSDARGTGYQIIQSLIAVGTGGVTGVGLMEGRQKLFYLPYPYSDFIYAVIGEELGLLGAAAVVMAFVLVLWRGLRAAWKAPDAFGTFLAAGLTVGIVLQGFINISVVLGLLPTKGIPLPFISAGGSSLVFTLLAVGLVLNVSQHAD
- the murC gene encoding UDP-N-acetylmuramate--L-alanine ligase; amino-acid sequence: MLRRIQHIHFVGIGGSGMSGIAEVLLNLGYTVTGSDLRRSAITDRLAALGARVAVGHDAAHLKGAHVVVTSTAVRSDNPEVLEARRVGVPVIPRAEMLAELMRLKYGVVVAGSHGKTTTTSMVALVLDRGGLDPTVVLGGRLGVLGSGARLGKGDFVVAEADESDRSFLKLSPTVAVVTNIDREHLDVYRDLSDLQEAFIGFVNKVPFYGVAVLCLDDGPVQDILPRVERRVLTYGLSPQAHVSARDLKVGPEGSAYTATLGGQALGPIRLAVPGAHNAQNSLAAVAVGSDLGVPFEKVRAALEGFTGVDRRFQVRGEAGGITVVDDYGHHPTEIRATLETLRLRAGSRRTLVLFQPHRFTRTQALWDDFCRAFHLADALLLTDVYGAGEEEIPGITAEALAQAIAERGHRHAVYAGDLKAATERLAAEARAGDVVLTLGAGSVWSAGEELLRRQGA